In a single window of the Dreissena polymorpha isolate Duluth1 chromosome 3, UMN_Dpol_1.0, whole genome shotgun sequence genome:
- the LOC127873189 gene encoding uncharacterized protein LOC127873189, producing the protein MQGKMSDTNIRYFVAISENKRKQNELRYQESKIDDLKKKMLSKYWKDKFSVFDEMIRLNVKTPSYSEERVNAYVTNDGKMTPSDKSMTLGAMAIDSKLLSNRPVTLQKNLKPGTRIEPIISIEGSDAVCYPNKEAKRGRKVLLNQRVLRRIEQCKALEESIASSRCKSARRDVSDVMYRRNGSQVRRPKTAPALKPKSDSDVSNDEPPSSQDAKDVNVNVSTRRPSTSVSSYRREGLITSIQRRPSTSLS; encoded by the coding sequence ATGCAGGGCAAAATGTCGGATACAAATATTCGTTATTTTGTTGCGATATCGGAGAACAAACGAAAACAAAACGAGTTACGATATCAGGAATCTAAAATCGATGACTTGAAGAAAAAGATGCTATCTAAATACTGGAAAGATAAATTCAGCGTGTTTGACGAAATGATTCGCTTGAACGTTAAAACACCGTCGTACAGTGAAGAGCGCGTTAACGCATACGTGACAAATGACGGTAAAATGACGCCATCTGATAAATCGATGACGCTTGGTGCAATGGCGATAGACTCGAAACTCCTTAGTAACAGACCGGTAACGCTGCAGAAAAATTTAAAGCCGGGAACAAGGATAGAGCCGATTATCAGTATAGAAGGAAGCGATGCTGTGTGCTACCCGAATAAGGAGGCCAAACGCGGACGTAAGGTTCTACTCAATCAACGTGTTTTACGTCGTATAGAGCAGTGTAAAGCGCTGGAAGAGAGTATAGCATCTTCAAGATGTAAAAGTGCAAGAAGAGACGTAAGTGACGTTATGTACAGGCGAAACGGGTCGCAGGTAAGACGTCCGAAAACGGCACCCGCTTTGAAACCGAAGTCGGATAGTGATGTCTCAAATGATGAGCCACCGTCTTCACAGGACGCTAAGGACGTTAACGTTAATGTTTCAACGCGAAGACCGTCAACGTCAGTGAGTTCATATCGACGTGAGGGACTCATTACATCAATTCAACGACGTCCATCTACGTCGTTATCATGA